A region from the Felis catus isolate Fca126 chromosome F1, F.catus_Fca126_mat1.0, whole genome shotgun sequence genome encodes:
- the CTSE gene encoding cathepsin E isoform X2, with the protein MKTLVLLLLVLLDLGLTQNTLHRVPLRRHPSLRKKLRARGQLPEFWKSQNLDMIQYTEACTMSQGANEPLINYMDTEYFGSISIGSPPQNFTVIFDTGSSNLWVPSVYCTSPACKTHARFYPSQSDTYSALGNHFSIQYGTGSLSGIIGTDQVYVEGLLVVGQQFGESVTEPGQTFVNAEFDGILGLGYPSLAVGGVTPVFDNMMAQNLVDIPMFSVYMSSDPESGVGSELIFGGYDHSHFSGNLNWVPVTKQGYWQIALDVMLWSVPTSTSCRMSPSSSTESPTPSNRQPTPCWTLWMEWSFAAVAFKVLTSSPQLGPSGSWVMSSLDSFIQSLIVGITVLGWPRQSPKEWPCPCVCLPACLMPFRNSAVPGRLGHSSQLSESHCNCSKAAT; encoded by the exons ATGAAAACACTCGTTCTTTTGCTGCTGGTGCTCCTGGACTTGGGACTGACTCAAAACACACTCCACAG GGTGCCCCTCAGGAGGCATCCGTCCCTCCGGAAGAAGCTGCGGGCACGGGGCCAGCTCCCTGAGTTCTGGAAATCCCAGAATTTGGACATGATCCAGTACACCGAGGCCTGCACGATGAGCCAGGGTGCCAACGAGCCCCTCATCAACTACATGGAT ACAGAATACTTTGGTTCCATCTCCATTGGCTCTCCACCGCAGAACTTCACCGTCATCTTTGACACTGGCTCCTCCAACCTCTGGGTCCCTTCCGTGTACTGCACGAGCCCAGCTTGCA AGACACATGCCAGGTTCTACCCTTCCCAGTCCGACACATACAGCGCGCTGGGGAATCATTTCTCCATTCAGTACGGGACTGGGAGCTTGTCTGGAATCATTGGAACCGACCAAGTCTAT GTGGAAGGACTGCTTGTGGTCGGCCAGCAATTTGGAGAGAGTGTCACGGAGCCTGGCCAGACCTTTGTGAACGCAGAGTTTGATGGAATTCTGGGCCTGGGATACCCCTCCTTGGCTGTGGGAGGGGTGACCCCGGTGTTCGACAACATGATGGCACAGAACCTGGTGGACATACCCATGTTTTCTGTGTACATGAGCAG TGACCCAGAAAGTGGTGTGGGGAGCGAGCTGATTTTCGGAGGCTATGACCATTCCCATTTCTCTGGGAATCTGAACTGGGTCCCGGTCACCAAGCAAGGCTACTGGCAGATTGCACTGGATGT TATGCTGTGGAGTGTGCCAACCTCAACGTCATGCCGGATGTCACCTTCATCATCAACGGAGTCTCCTACACCCTCCAACCGACAGCCTACACCCTGCTG GACTTTGTGGATGGAATGGAGTTTTGCAGCAGTGGCTTTCAAGGTCTTGACATCCAGCCCCCAGCTGGGCCCCTCTGGATCCTGGGTGATGTCTTCATTAGACAGTTTTATTCAGTCTTTGATCGTGGGAATAACCGTGTTGGGCTGGCCCCGGCAGTCCCCTAAGGAGTGGCCTTGCCCATGTGtctgcctgcctgcttgcctgATGCCCTTTAGAAATTCAGCTGTGCCTGGGAGGTTGGGGCATTCTTCACAGCTGTCAGAAAGTCACTGCAATTGTTCCAAAGCCGCAACTTGA
- the CTSE gene encoding cathepsin E isoform X1: MKTLVLLLLVLLDLGLTQNTLHRVPLRRHPSLRKKLRARGQLPEFWKSQNLDMIQYTEACTMSQGANEPLINYMDTEYFGSISIGSPPQNFTVIFDTGSSNLWVPSVYCTSPACKTHARFYPSQSDTYSALGNHFSIQYGTGSLSGIIGTDQVYVEGLLVVGQQFGESVTEPGQTFVNAEFDGILGLGYPSLAVGGVTPVFDNMMAQNLVDIPMFSVYMSSDPESGVGSELIFGGYDHSHFSGNLNWVPVTKQGYWQIALDVIQVGGTVMFCSEGCQAIVDTGTSLITGPSDKIKQLQKAIGAEPMDGEYAVECANLNVMPDVTFIINGVSYTLQPTAYTLLDFVDGMEFCSSGFQGLDIQPPAGPLWILGDVFIRQFYSVFDRGNNRVGLAPAVP, encoded by the exons ATGAAAACACTCGTTCTTTTGCTGCTGGTGCTCCTGGACTTGGGACTGACTCAAAACACACTCCACAG GGTGCCCCTCAGGAGGCATCCGTCCCTCCGGAAGAAGCTGCGGGCACGGGGCCAGCTCCCTGAGTTCTGGAAATCCCAGAATTTGGACATGATCCAGTACACCGAGGCCTGCACGATGAGCCAGGGTGCCAACGAGCCCCTCATCAACTACATGGAT ACAGAATACTTTGGTTCCATCTCCATTGGCTCTCCACCGCAGAACTTCACCGTCATCTTTGACACTGGCTCCTCCAACCTCTGGGTCCCTTCCGTGTACTGCACGAGCCCAGCTTGCA AGACACATGCCAGGTTCTACCCTTCCCAGTCCGACACATACAGCGCGCTGGGGAATCATTTCTCCATTCAGTACGGGACTGGGAGCTTGTCTGGAATCATTGGAACCGACCAAGTCTAT GTGGAAGGACTGCTTGTGGTCGGCCAGCAATTTGGAGAGAGTGTCACGGAGCCTGGCCAGACCTTTGTGAACGCAGAGTTTGATGGAATTCTGGGCCTGGGATACCCCTCCTTGGCTGTGGGAGGGGTGACCCCGGTGTTCGACAACATGATGGCACAGAACCTGGTGGACATACCCATGTTTTCTGTGTACATGAGCAG TGACCCAGAAAGTGGTGTGGGGAGCGAGCTGATTTTCGGAGGCTATGACCATTCCCATTTCTCTGGGAATCTGAACTGGGTCCCGGTCACCAAGCAAGGCTACTGGCAGATTGCACTGGATGT AATCCAGGTGGGAGGCACAGTGATGTTCTGCTCTGAGGGCTGCCAGGCCATTGTGGACACAGGGACTTCCCTCATCACGGGCCCCTCCGACAAGATCAAGCAGCTGCAGAAGGCCATTGGGGCAGAGCCCATGGATGGAGAA TATGCTGTGGAGTGTGCCAACCTCAACGTCATGCCGGATGTCACCTTCATCATCAACGGAGTCTCCTACACCCTCCAACCGACAGCCTACACCCTGCTG GACTTTGTGGATGGAATGGAGTTTTGCAGCAGTGGCTTTCAAGGTCTTGACATCCAGCCCCCAGCTGGGCCCCTCTGGATCCTGGGTGATGTCTTCATTAGACAGTTTTATTCAGTCTTTGATCGTGGGAATAACCGTGTTGGGCTGGCCCCGGCAGTCCCCTAA